In the genome of Shewanella denitrificans OS217, the window ACGCCACTGTCGGCCGCCTTGCTCTACGCCTCAAATTTAGCCAGTCCTAAGCTGAGCGATACAGTTAAGGCTAAGTTTCAGTCAAAGCTGATTGACAGACTTAATGAGCTTGAGCGCCAAGTTAACGATATGCTGTTAATGGCTAAAGGTCGGCAGGAAGACGCAGCTGAAGACGTGACGCTTGGGCAAGTTATTCAAAGAGTGCTTGCCAATTGTGAGCCCATAGCAGAGCAAAAAAACTGCTTACTGAGTTTTAGTAATTGCTCGCAACTTATTTTATCTGCCAATGTCAGTGCCTTAAGCTCTGCAATTAATAATCTGGTGGTCAATAGCTTCGAAGCGGGGGCCAACAAAGTGCACCTTAGTGCGTTGGACAAAGACGGCATGTTAATTCTAGATGTTATGGATAATGGCCGAGGGCTTGCCCCCTCGATGCAGCAGCAAGTGTTAGAGCCATTTTTTACCACCAAGAGCCAAGGAACTGGCCTCGGGCTTGCAGTGGTGCAGTCGGTGATAAAAAGTCATGGTGGTAGTTTGCAAATATCATCCCAAGAAGCCATGGGTTGCCTTATCCGCTTATCATTTCCCCAATCAAATAATGTATCCAATGCTAAGGAGCAAGCTCATGTCTGAAGCTAAATTATTATTGGTAGAAGATGATCATGCCCTGCGAGAAGCGCTATTAGATACCTTGCAGTTGGCACATTACGATTGCGTTGATGTCGCCTCTGCAGAAGAGGCCATCATGGCACTCAAGCAAACCTCATTTGATATGGTGATAAGTGATGTGCAAATGGAGGGGGTAGGCGGGATAGGCTTGCTTAAATATTTGCAGCAGTCTCACCCCAAACTACCTGTGCTATTAATGACAGCCTATGCCACCATAGATAGCGCCGTTAATGCGATGAAACTGGGTGCTGTGGATTATTTAGCCAAACCTTTTGCACCTGAAGTATTGCTTAATCAAGTCTCTCGTTATTTGCCATTAAAGCATGATAGCCAGCAGCCAGTGGTTGCCGATGAAAAAAGTCATGCCTTGTTAGCCTTGGCACAGCGGGTGGCGATATCGGATGCGTCAGTGATGATAATGGGCCCCAGTGGTTCAGGAAAAGAAGTGCTTGCCCGATACATTCACCAGCATAGTTCCCGTAGTGATGAGCCGTTTGTGGCCATAAACTGCGCAGCCATTCCAGAGAACATGTTAGAGGCAACCTTGTTTGGCTATGAGAAAGGGGCCTTTACTGGCGCTTACCAGGCTTGTCCTGGTAAGTTCGAGCAAGCCCAAGGCGGTACCTTGTTGTTGGATGAAATTTCTGAAATGGAATTAGGCCTGCAGGCTAAATTATTGCGAGTCTTGCAGGAAAAAGAAGTTGAACGTTTGGGCGGCCGTAAGACGATAAAACTCAATGTCCGAGTATTGGCAACCTCGAATCGCGATCTAAAAGCAATGGCATCATCCGGTGCATTCAGGGAGGATTTATATTACCGTATTAATGTATTCCCATTAGTTTGGCCTGCGCTTAATCAAAGGCCTGCAGACATCCTACCTTTAGCCAGACATTTGATCCAAAAGCATGCGCCCAGCACCGCAGCTGTGCCAGAGCTTGATGAAAACGCCACTAGACGCTTGTTAGCCCATAGATGGCCTGGCAATGTACGCGAATTAGATAATGTTATTCAACGGGCGATGATCCTCCATTGCGGCGATAAAATTGGCCTTGATGACATCATTCTTGATTCAGGGGATATGTGCCTGAGCAGTGATGCCAACATGGCCCTAAAAACAGTGGAAGTAGAAGGGTTAGGCGATGAGTTAAAAGCACAAGAACACGTGATCATTCTCGAGACGTTAACTCAATGTAATGGTAGCCGTAAAGATGTGGCTGAACGCTTAGGCATAAGTGCTCGCACCTTAAGGTACAAGATGGCTAAAATGAGAGACATGGGCATAGAGCTGCCAGCTTAGGGTGAATTGTCTGAGCCGTGGAGTATCTAAATAGGCTGAAGCCCCTGTCATATCAAGCCATATGGCCATAGCCAGCTTTGCTCCTTTTTGAGCAAGCTTGCTTTCTGCAAAGAAAATTCATTTCAATATCTTTAATATAAGATCAACGACTTAATCTACTCATCCCGTTAGTGAGTAGATTTTTTATGCGATTAATTCTATTTATCTTCCCGTCTTGGCATTTAATTTGCACTAACCTTGTTAACTAGGTATTGTTCGTCAACTTTCCGACGAAAGGGAGCTCAAGATGCAAATAAACGCAAACCCATTATTGCAAGAAATGCAGTCACTTCGCGGTGAAATCACCCCATCTTTAACTAATGGTATTCGTCCAAACATGCTCCAGCAAGTGAATAACACTCAAGGGGCTGATTTTGGACAACTCTTGTCTCAAGCCGTCGGCAGTGTCAATGGACTACAGCAAAACTCGGCAAGTTTAGCGACTCGATTAGATATGGGCGACACACGCGTGAGCTTATCTGATACGGTTATTGCCAGAGAGAAAGCGGGCGTTGCATTTGAGGCCACAGTACAAGTGAGAAATAAACTTGTTGAAGCCTATAAAGAAATCATGAGCATGCCTGTTTAGGCATTTTTTCACTCAATTAGTAGGTATTGAATGTGAGCACAGATATCATTGTTGGTTCAGATACTGCAGATGGCTCTGGCGTAGGCCAAGAGAACAAGTCAGGATTAATGAGCAATATTGGCGGTACTGACTTTTTGCGCCAAATAACCATGATCTTGGCCTTGGCTGTCTGTTTAGCATTAGCCGTTTTCGTGATGATGTGGGCCCAAGAGCCTGAGTATCGTCCTTTGGGTAAAATGGATACAGCTGAAATGATCCAAGTGCTCGATGTATTGGATAAAAATCAGATCAAATACGAAATTCAGCTCGATGTTATCAAGGTGCCAGAAGATCAATACCAAGATATTAAATTAATCTTAAGCCGCGCAGGTATTGAAAGTAACGTCGATACCAATGACTATTTGAGTAAAGACAGTGGCTTTGGCGTAAGCCAAAGGATGGAGCAAGCTAGGCTCAAGCACAGTCAAGAACTTAACCTCGCCCGAGTGATTGAAGAATTAAAGAGCGTGAGCCGAGCTAAAGTGATTTTGGCGCTGCCTAAAGAAAACGTCTTTGCCCGCAATCAATCTCAACCCAGTGCCACAGTCGTGGTAAATGTAAGACGCGGTTCACTGGGTCAGGAAGAAATCGACGCTATTGTGGATATCGTTGCCTCTGCCGTGCAAGGCTTAGAGCCTGAGCGAGTTACGGTCACGGACTCCAATGGACGACTTCTCAACTCAGGCAGTCAAGATGGCGCGTCGGCTCGAGCACGTCGTGAACTCGAGCTAGTGCAAAATCAAGAAGCGGAATACCGCAAGAAAATCGAATCTATTTTAATGCCTATTCTTGGTCCTGAGAACTTCACCTCAGAAGTTGATGTGACCATGGACTTTACTGCTATCGAGCAAACCGCCAAGCGTTTTGCCCCAGATTTGCCTGCACTTCGCAGTGAAATGACCATAGAAACGAACACCAATGGTGAACGGGTAGGGGGCATTCCTGGGGCCTTGAGCAATCAACCGCCCATGGAGTCAGACATTCCTGAAAATGCGGGAGAAGCCACAGAAAGTGTGGCCAGTAATGGCAATGTGCACAGAGAAGCCACCCGTAATTTTGAATTGGATACCACAATTAGCCATACCCGTCAGCAAATTGGCGTAGTGAGAAGAGTCAGTGTGTCTGTCGCAATTGATTTTAAAGCGGGTGCTGCCGGTGAAGATGGTCAAGTTACAAGAGTGGCGCGTACAGAGCAAGAGTTAGCGAATATTCGTCGATTGCTTGAAGGTGCTGTGGGCTTTAGTGCTCAACGGGGTGACATGCTAGAAGTCGTTACTGTGCCCTTTATGGACCAATTATTAGAGGAACTGCCAGCGCCAGATCTGTGGGAGCAGCCATGGTTTTGGCGAGCGATTAAGTTAGGCATTGGCGCCATCGTTATCTTAGTGCTTATCTTAGCGGTAGTGAGACCTATGTTAAGGCGTCTCATCGACCCTGAAGGGGTTAACATGCCAGATGATACTCGTCTGGGGCATGAATTAGCTGAAATTGAAGATCAATATGCAGCAGATACTCTCGGCATGCTCAATACTAAAGAAGCTGAATACAGTTATGCGGACGATGGTTCAATTCATATTCCAAATCTTCATAAAGATGATGATATGATAAAAGCCATCAGAGCCCTGGTTGCCAATGAACCCGAGCTATCAACTCAAGTTGTGAAAAACTGGTTATTAGAAGATGCCCAAAAATAAAACAGACGCGCCAGAAAAAGGCGAAATTGCACCTATATCGCTTACCGGCACTGAAAAGACGGCCATTTTATTACTCAGTTTGAGTGAGAGCGATGCCGCTTCGATTTTAAAGCATTTGGAACCTAAACAAGTGCAAAAAGTGGGCATGGCGATGGCGGGCATGGATGATTTTGGTCAAGAAAAAGTCATTAGTGTTCATAAACAATTTTTGGACGACATTCAAAAGTTTTCATCTATTGGCTTTAACAGTGAAGAATTCGTTCGTAAAGCCTTAACCGCAGCACTGGGTGAAGATAAAGCCGGCAACCTTATTGAACAAATCATTATGGGCGGCGGCGCTAAGGGTCTTGAGTCTCTAAAATGGATGGATGCAAGGCAAGTGGCTACCATCATTCAAAACGAACATCCACAGATCCAGACCATAGTATTGTCGTTCCTAGAGCCGGATCAAGCGGCGGAAATTTTCAGCCAATTCCCAGAGAATACCCGTCTTGATCTTATGATGCGTATCGCTAACCTTGAAGAAGTACAGCCAGCGGCATTGCAAGAGCTTAATGATATCATGGAGAAACAGTTCGCAGGCCAAGGCGGCGCACAAGCGGCCAAAATGGGCGGCCTAAAAGCAGCTGCTAACATTATGAATTACTTAGATACTGGCATTGAGAGTCAGATCATGGAAACCATGCGTGAGTCCGATGAAGAGATGGCACAGCAAATTCAAGATATGATGTTTGTATTTGAAAACCTTATTGACGTTGATGATCGCGGTATTCAAGCCATATTACGTGAAGTACAGCAAGATGTATTAATGAAGGCACTCAAAGGAGCTGATGATCAGCTCAGAGAGAAAATATTGGGTAATATGTCTAAGCGTGCGGCAGAATTGTTACGTGACGATCTTGAGGCCATGGGTCCCATCCGTGTCAGCGAAGTAGAATCTGCGCAGAAAGAGATCCTTTCTATTGCACGTCGATTAAGTGACAGCGGTGAAATCATGCTGGGCAGCGGTGGCGGCGGTGATGACTTCCTCTAAAATCAAGAGTTTAAACTGTGATAATCTAGTTCTTTAATCAATATGTCTGATAAGCGGTAACTGAATGACTGAATCGAAATTGAATCGTTTTAAGCATGTACACAGTGTTGATGATGAGCTTGAGTTCAGTCATTGGCACTTGCCAGATATGACAGATGACCAGCCTCAGGGTCCATCAAACATGTTTGGTAAAAAACCTGCGCCACATATCGCTGAAGAAACTATTGAGGAAGAGCCCAAGCCGATGACAATGGCACAACTCGAAGAGATGCGCGCCGTTGCAGAAAAAGACGGGTTTGATCAAGGTAAAGAAGAAGGTTATCAGACAGGGTTAGAGCAAGGACGGCTCGAAGGCTTAGAGCAGGGTCATAAAGAAGGACTAGAACAAGGTGAGCAGCAAGGTTTTGAAGCTGGTAAAGCTGAAGCCGATGCCTTAGTCATGCGTTTTAGCAGCATAGTAGAACAGTTTGAAAAGCCACTAACTGTGTTAGATCAAGAAATTGAGTTAGAGCTGTTGAACCTAGTATTGGCCTTAAGCAAAGCGGTTATCATCAATGAAGTCAAAACCCATCCCGAGCATATTCTTGCGGTGCTGCGCCAAGGTATCAATGCGTTGCCTATCAAAGAGCAGCAAATAAAAATACGCGTTAATCAGGAAGATGCGGAGCTTATCAGTCAATTCTATAGCCAAGAGCAATTGGACAAGAATCGCTGGCAGCTCGATGTCGACCCTGTTTTATCAACGGGTGATTGCATTATCGACAGTGTACGTTCAAGCGTAGATTTAAGCGTTGAAGAGCGCATGAGCCAAATATTAGAAGACTTGAAGCAGAAATCATTAGGCATAGAAGCTAACATTCTAAGCAATAAAGGTGATGATAAGGGCTATACCACAGAGATAGTCGATGACACTTTGCCAAGTGCAGCTAAAGAAGCAGGCGAATCTGTTCAAGGCTTAGAGTCAGCAGCACCTCAGGTTCAAGACACACCAGTTCCTGAAATGGCAGAGGTTATCGAAGAGGTTGATACAGCTAACACTTCTGAAGTTGACAGCAGCGAAGCATTAAAAAACCATTTAGACCAAGGTAGAACCCCCGAGTTAGCAACAAACCCACAGCAAGAGTCCCCGGTTGACGATGACGTCGTTAAGGAGAACAAGGATGCTCAGCCGTCAACATCAACTCCTGAATAAGCTTAAATCTCATGCCGGACGAGTCAGTCCATTGGTCCCTGTTGCCAGTGGACAGTTAGTGCGGGTGGTGGGGCTGACATTAGAGGCTAGCGGTTGCCGGGCGCCCGTGGGTAGTCTTTGTTCTATCGAGACCATGGCGGGAGAACTGATCGCTGAAGTGGTGGGCTTTGACGACAAGTTACTTTACCTCATGCCTATTGAGGAACTCAGAGGCGTGCTGCCAGGTGCCAGAGTGCAACCCCTTGGGGAACAATCAGGCCTTAATGTGGGCTTATCCTTATTAGGCCGAGTGTTAGATGGCAATGGCTTGCCCCTCGACGGCTTGGGTGCACTCAATACCGATCAACATGCTTCTCGTCATGGTCCTAGCATTAACCCGCTTTCACGTCGTGCTATCACTGAGCCACTTGATGTGGGAGTGAGAGCCATTAATGCCATGCTAACCGTAGGTAAAGGTCAGCGAATGGGCTTGTTTGCAGGCTCGGGCGTCGGTAAAAGCGTGCTCTTAGGCATGATGACCCGCGGTACTACAGCCGATATTATTGTGGTAGGGCTAGTGGGGGAGCGTGGTCGAGAAGTCAAAGAGTTTATTGAAGAGATTTTAGGCGAACATGGCCGTGCCCGTTCAGTGGTCGTTGCCGCGCCTGCGGATACATCTCCCTTGATGCGCCTTCGTGCGTGTGAAACGTCAACGCGTATTGCCGAGTACTTTCGTGATCTAGGTTATAACGTGCTGTTATTGATGGATAGCCTAACTCGTTATGCTCAGGCTCAGCGCGAAGTTGCCTTAGCCGTCGGTGAACCGCCCGCCACCAAGGGCTATCCCCCCTCAGTGTTCGCTAAGCTGCCTCGTTTGGTGGAGCGCGCCGGAAATGGTGGCCCGGGTCAAGGTTCAATCACCGCATTTTATACCGTGTTAACTGAGGGCGATGATCAGCAAGATCCCATTGCCGATGCTTCTAGAGCCATTTTGGATGGCCATATTGTGCTTTCAAGGCGCCTTGCCGACTCAGGCCACTACCCTGCCATTGATATCGAGTCTTCCATCAGTCGCGTCGCGCCAATGGTAATCAGTAATGAGCACCTTGAAGCGATGCGAAGGGTGAAGCAAATGTATTCCATGTACCAACAAAATCGAGACTTAATTTCCATCGGTGCTTATGCCCAAGGTAGCGATCCGCGCATCGATAATGCCATTCGATTGCAGCCTGCGATGAATGCATTTTTGCGTCAAGGGTTTAAAGAAGCCATTAGTTTCGATGACAGCCAATTGATGATGAGCCAAATCGCCGCCCAGTGTCAGGTTTAGCCTGATGTAACAGGTGTCAAGATATTGGCAATTCGGCTTTGGCTTAGTAATCCACATTTGAGTGTTTATCTATGCAAAATGACCCGCTGTTTACTGTACTTAAACTGGCTTGTGAGGCGGAAGAAAAAGCGGCTTTACAGCTTAAGTCTACTCAATCAGACAGGCAAAAATACCAAGCACAATTGGATGTGCTGAATAATTATCGCCTCGATTATATGAAGCAAATGTCACAGCACCAAGGTCAAACCTTAAGTGCGAACCACTACTCGCAGTTTCATCAGTTCATCAAGCAAGTGGATAATGCCATTACTCAGCAAGTCAATGCCGTTAAAGATGCGGAAACACAAGTGCTTTACCGCCAACATAATTGGCAAGAAAAGCAGCAAAAAAGAAAAGCGGTAGAAATGTTGTTAGAACAAAAAGCGCTCAAGCGGGCGCATATTGAAAATGTTCGTGAACAAAAAATGTCTGACGAATTTGCCATGCAGCAGTTTATCCGTAAAAAGCCAAGGCATTAATTGTTAAGGTGCTTGAATAGAAGAGGTTTGGGAGTTTTGTTGGTGAATTCAGTTTGATATTCAGTTTGGCACTATAATTGCTTTGTTATATTCGTGGCACTCATTTGCAATTAATAATCAAATCCCCTGTGCCAAGTCGATAACGCATGTTTGGAGATAACCATGGAACAAATGAGCAATATTTTACTGGGTTCAAGCGCTAAAATGGGCAAGTCAGCTTCAGCCGAGTTATCCTCAAGTTCGGGCTCAGATGCATTTTTAACTGCATTAAATCAAGTCTCTAACCTTGATAATGAAGGTTTTACACAGCGTAAATACGATTCAGGGAATCATGCTGTAGACGTTCGTGCCGCCTTTTCATCGGCTCAGAGTGACATCATTTCAGAAGATGAGTCAGCAGTTGATCTCGAGCTTATCTTGGCTCAAATCGATTTAACGGGCGTGAGTCATACCTATGATCAAAGTCAAGCAAGTGTCGGCAATGATTTGCCGCCAGAGCTTGCAGAGATAGAAGACAGCATAAAGATTGATGTTGAAGTCCCAGCGGATAATTTTTTATCGCAACTTTCAAATGATGAGCAATTGGCATTAGCTGTTTTTGCACAGCAAGATGTCGAATCATTGGCTCAGCTTTCAGCTGAAGAGCTCGCGGCTTTGGTGGAAAGTTATAATACGGCCGCAGCGGCTAATTCCATAGACCCAATCGCATTACCGCAAAACATTCTTGCGTGGCTACAAGAAATGGCTAGCGCAGCTGTAAATACGTCTGCCACAGAAGGTGAGTCACTAGGGACTGAGAATGATGAGTTTGCTGCTCAGATGATCCCCAATGATAAATTACAAGTTGGCGTGTTACCTAACGATAAACTGCATATATTAGGCAGTGAGAAATCGTCTGGCGTGACTGATGCTAAGCTCGCCGCCGCAGAGCTAGCCAAAATAGAGGCGGCGAAAGTCGATGCTGCTAACCTTGATGCTCCTAAAGCAGATTTAGCAAAAGCGGAATTCAATGTCACTTTAGATACGCAAATGGCGAGAAAGTTTGAATTAAATCAAGGGATAAGTTCAGCAATGGCGGTTGCTGAGCTCGATGGCAACTCAGCAGACAATCGAGTTGATAACAACGCCAGCTTAAAAGCATTGCAGAATCAGTCGAGTTTAACACCTGCACATAAGAGTGAAGTGCCACAATTTCAGTTATCTCTAAGGCAAGGCAGTGAAGGCGCCATACAAATGCAGGAGATGATCAAAAAGTTCTCTCCTGTGATGCAGCAGCAATTAGTTACCATGGTAAGCAAGGGCATACAGCAAGCAGAAATTCGCTTAGATCCCCCAGAACTTGGGCATATGCTAGTGAAAATTAGTGTACAGGGCGATCAGACTCAGGTGCAATTTCAAGTGGTTCATTCACAAACTAAGGATTTGATTGAACAAGCCCTGCCCAAATTACGTGATTTATTAGCTCAAGAAGGAATGCAATTGACTGACAGCCAAGTGTCTCAGGGCGATGGTGGTCGAGGAGAAAAAGGTCAGCAGTCGAGCGGAGGAGCCTATGACCATGAACAACTGGATGATAATGCAGCACAAGATGCGAACTTGGTGGCAAATCGTACCAGCCATTCTAATTCAGCTATAGATTATTATGCATAAGAAGGTAACCTATACACAGGTAAACATCTAAGGCAGAATAGTCTATATAATTAAGCGAGATATGTGTGCTTTATGGGATATTTTTAGACAAATAACTTCAACAAGCCACCTGTTGATAGCCTTAACCCCGACGGAAAATATTATGGCAGATGAAGAATCGTTAGAACTAAAGAACGAAGGTAAAGGAAAGAGCAAGTTGGTTCTTTTTGGCGGTATAGGCCTAGTGTTAGTGCTTGTTATTGGCGCAGGTTTATGGTTTTTGATGGGCTCAAGTGACGCCCCAGTTGCCGACCCTGATTCAGACCCGAGTTCAGCGGCAGCCCCGGCAGTCAAAGCCCCTGTCGCAGAAGCTAACTATATCAGTATGCCAAGGCCATTTTTATTTAATCTTCCAGGTGCCGATCGCCCTCGCATTGTTGAAATAAAAGTGCAGTTAATGGTTCGTGGTAGTGATGATGGGACATTAACCCAAAAGCATATTCCATTGATTGAAGATGCGCTATTAACGACTTTTAGTGGCGCAGATGTGCAAAAATTGAGTACTCAAGCCGGTAAAGATGAATTAAGGCAATTAGCGCTATTAAATGTGCAAAACACCTTGCAACCTGTCATTGGACGTACTGTGGTTGAAAAGGTGTTATTTACCGGCTTTGTGATGCAATGATCTGTGTGATCATTCCCCATAAATGGAATTCTAAGGCAATAATGTGAGTGATTTATTAAGCCAAGACGAAATTGATGCGCTGTTACACGGCGTTGATGATGTAGATGAAGATGACGTCGATGACGATGGCGGGGATGCGCGCTCCTATGACTTCTCTTCTCAAGACAGGATTGTCCGTGGGCGTATGCCCACCCTTGAAATTGTCAACGAACGTTTTGCGCGTCACCTTAGGATCAGCATGTTTAACATGATGCGCCGAGCTGCAGAAGTCTCCATTAATGGCGTTCAAATGTTGAAGTTTGGTGAATATGTACACACTTTATTTGTACCCACCAGTCTTAATATGGTGCGTTTTAGCCCATTGAAAGGTACTGCATTAATCACCATGGAAGCGAGATTAGTCTTTATCCTTGTGGACAACTTTTTTGGTGGTGATGGCCGTTTTCATGCGAAAATTGAAGGACGTGAGTTTACGCCCACAGAGCGTCGAATTGTCCAATTGCTCCTTAAAATAATTTTCGAGGATTATAAAGAAGCCTGGGCACCGGTCATGGATAATGGAATGGACCCATCCACTTTTAATCGGCCTCGCAATGGGCCACGATGTAGTTGCTAAAACTCATCAACAAAGAGGACGGGTCCACCATGAAGATTACTACAGTTGGTTTAGATATCGCAAAGTCT includes:
- the fliG gene encoding flagellar motor switch protein FliG; translation: MPKNKTDAPEKGEIAPISLTGTEKTAILLLSLSESDAASILKHLEPKQVQKVGMAMAGMDDFGQEKVISVHKQFLDDIQKFSSIGFNSEEFVRKALTAALGEDKAGNLIEQIIMGGGAKGLESLKWMDARQVATIIQNEHPQIQTIVLSFLEPDQAAEIFSQFPENTRLDLMMRIANLEEVQPAALQELNDIMEKQFAGQGGAQAAKMGGLKAAANIMNYLDTGIESQIMETMRESDEEMAQQIQDMMFVFENLIDVDDRGIQAILREVQQDVLMKALKGADDQLREKILGNMSKRAAELLRDDLEAMGPIRVSEVESAQKEILSIARRLSDSGEIMLGSGGGGDDFL
- the fliI gene encoding flagellar protein export ATPase FliI codes for the protein MLSRQHQLLNKLKSHAGRVSPLVPVASGQLVRVVGLTLEASGCRAPVGSLCSIETMAGELIAEVVGFDDKLLYLMPIEELRGVLPGARVQPLGEQSGLNVGLSLLGRVLDGNGLPLDGLGALNTDQHASRHGPSINPLSRRAITEPLDVGVRAINAMLTVGKGQRMGLFAGSGVGKSVLLGMMTRGTTADIIVVGLVGERGREVKEFIEEILGEHGRARSVVVAAPADTSPLMRLRACETSTRIAEYFRDLGYNVLLLMDSLTRYAQAQREVALAVGEPPATKGYPPSVFAKLPRLVERAGNGGPGQGSITAFYTVLTEGDDQQDPIADASRAILDGHIVLSRRLADSGHYPAIDIESSISRVAPMVISNEHLEAMRRVKQMYSMYQQNRDLISIGAYAQGSDPRIDNAIRLQPAMNAFLRQGFKEAISFDDSQLMMSQIAAQCQV
- a CDS encoding sensor histidine kinase, with product MADQAGLRQSAQTFDITASHEAANMSNQMTHILQAMPSGVVILNGDGVVTLANPVATELLGRPLQGMRWLDIIHRAFAPQEDDGHEVSLKDGRRVKLAITPLTPEPGQLIVLTDLTETRLLQKNLSHLQRLSALGKMVATLAHQVRTPLSAALLYASNLASPKLSDTVKAKFQSKLIDRLNELERQVNDMLLMAKGRQEDAAEDVTLGQVIQRVLANCEPIAEQKNCLLSFSNCSQLILSANVSALSSAINNLVVNSFEAGANKVHLSALDKDGMLILDVMDNGRGLAPSMQQQVLEPFFTTKSQGTGLGLAVVQSVIKSHGGSLQISSQEAMGCLIRLSFPQSNNVSNAKEQAHV
- the fliL gene encoding flagellar basal body-associated protein FliL; this translates as MADEESLELKNEGKGKSKLVLFGGIGLVLVLVIGAGLWFLMGSSDAPVADPDSDPSSAAAPAVKAPVAEANYISMPRPFLFNLPGADRPRIVEIKVQLMVRGSDDGTLTQKHIPLIEDALLTTFSGADVQKLSTQAGKDELRQLALLNVQNTLQPVIGRTVVEKVLFTGFVMQ
- a CDS encoding sigma-54-dependent transcriptional regulator, translated to MSEAKLLLVEDDHALREALLDTLQLAHYDCVDVASAEEAIMALKQTSFDMVISDVQMEGVGGIGLLKYLQQSHPKLPVLLMTAYATIDSAVNAMKLGAVDYLAKPFAPEVLLNQVSRYLPLKHDSQQPVVADEKSHALLALAQRVAISDASVMIMGPSGSGKEVLARYIHQHSSRSDEPFVAINCAAIPENMLEATLFGYEKGAFTGAYQACPGKFEQAQGGTLLLDEISEMELGLQAKLLRVLQEKEVERLGGRKTIKLNVRVLATSNRDLKAMASSGAFREDLYYRINVFPLVWPALNQRPADILPLARHLIQKHAPSTAAVPELDENATRRLLAHRWPGNVRELDNVIQRAMILHCGDKIGLDDIILDSGDMCLSSDANMALKTVEVEGLGDELKAQEHVIILETLTQCNGSRKDVAERLGISARTLRYKMAKMRDMGIELPA
- a CDS encoding flagellar hook-length control protein FliK; the encoded protein is MEQMSNILLGSSAKMGKSASAELSSSSGSDAFLTALNQVSNLDNEGFTQRKYDSGNHAVDVRAAFSSAQSDIISEDESAVDLELILAQIDLTGVSHTYDQSQASVGNDLPPELAEIEDSIKIDVEVPADNFLSQLSNDEQLALAVFAQQDVESLAQLSAEELAALVESYNTAAAANSIDPIALPQNILAWLQEMASAAVNTSATEGESLGTENDEFAAQMIPNDKLQVGVLPNDKLHILGSEKSSGVTDAKLAAAELAKIEAAKVDAANLDAPKADLAKAEFNVTLDTQMARKFELNQGISSAMAVAELDGNSADNRVDNNASLKALQNQSSLTPAHKSEVPQFQLSLRQGSEGAIQMQEMIKKFSPVMQQQLVTMVSKGIQQAEIRLDPPELGHMLVKISVQGDQTQVQFQVVHSQTKDLIEQALPKLRDLLAQEGMQLTDSQVSQGDGGRGEKGQQSSGGAYDHEQLDDNAAQDANLVANRTSHSNSAIDYYA
- the fliF gene encoding flagellar basal-body MS-ring/collar protein FliF, producing the protein MIVGSDTADGSGVGQENKSGLMSNIGGTDFLRQITMILALAVCLALAVFVMMWAQEPEYRPLGKMDTAEMIQVLDVLDKNQIKYEIQLDVIKVPEDQYQDIKLILSRAGIESNVDTNDYLSKDSGFGVSQRMEQARLKHSQELNLARVIEELKSVSRAKVILALPKENVFARNQSQPSATVVVNVRRGSLGQEEIDAIVDIVASAVQGLEPERVTVTDSNGRLLNSGSQDGASARARRELELVQNQEAEYRKKIESILMPILGPENFTSEVDVTMDFTAIEQTAKRFAPDLPALRSEMTIETNTNGERVGGIPGALSNQPPMESDIPENAGEATESVASNGNVHREATRNFELDTTISHTRQQIGVVRRVSVSVAIDFKAGAAGEDGQVTRVARTEQELANIRRLLEGAVGFSAQRGDMLEVVTVPFMDQLLEELPAPDLWEQPWFWRAIKLGIGAIVILVLILAVVRPMLRRLIDPEGVNMPDDTRLGHELAEIEDQYAADTLGMLNTKEAEYSYADDGSIHIPNLHKDDDMIKAIRALVANEPELSTQVVKNWLLEDAQK
- the fliH gene encoding flagellar assembly protein FliH; the protein is MTESKLNRFKHVHSVDDELEFSHWHLPDMTDDQPQGPSNMFGKKPAPHIAEETIEEEPKPMTMAQLEEMRAVAEKDGFDQGKEEGYQTGLEQGRLEGLEQGHKEGLEQGEQQGFEAGKAEADALVMRFSSIVEQFEKPLTVLDQEIELELLNLVLALSKAVIINEVKTHPEHILAVLRQGINALPIKEQQIKIRVNQEDAELISQFYSQEQLDKNRWQLDVDPVLSTGDCIIDSVRSSVDLSVEERMSQILEDLKQKSLGIEANILSNKGDDKGYTTEIVDDTLPSAAKEAGESVQGLESAAPQVQDTPVPEMAEVIEEVDTANTSEVDSSEALKNHLDQGRTPELATNPQQESPVDDDVVKENKDAQPSTSTPE
- the fliJ gene encoding flagellar export protein FliJ, whose amino-acid sequence is MQNDPLFTVLKLACEAEEKAALQLKSTQSDRQKYQAQLDVLNNYRLDYMKQMSQHQGQTLSANHYSQFHQFIKQVDNAITQQVNAVKDAETQVLYRQHNWQEKQQKRKAVEMLLEQKALKRAHIENVREQKMSDEFAMQQFIRKKPRH
- the fliE gene encoding flagellar hook-basal body complex protein FliE, encoding MQINANPLLQEMQSLRGEITPSLTNGIRPNMLQQVNNTQGADFGQLLSQAVGSVNGLQQNSASLATRLDMGDTRVSLSDTVIAREKAGVAFEATVQVRNKLVEAYKEIMSMPV